The Pseudophaeobacter arcticus DSM 23566 genome includes a region encoding these proteins:
- a CDS encoding outer membrane protein assembly factor BamD: MIGIKAGAKFVSTALLMAVLSGCGGDGGAADQSVQLESYTPQQIFERGEFELARSRAKDAAFYFSEIERLYPYSEYAKQALIMQAFANHKSKDYEGSRGAAQRFIDFYPTDEDAAYAQYLLALSYYDQIDEVGRDQGLTFQALQSLRTVIEVYPDSEYATSAILKFDLAFDHLAGKEMEIGRYYLRRGHYTSAINRFRVVVEDFQTTSHTAEALHRLVEAYLSLGLTEEAQTAGAILGHNYQSTDWYEDSYKLLTSQGLKLKDRGNNWLSQIYRQSIKGRWL, from the coding sequence ATGATCGGCATCAAGGCAGGAGCCAAATTTGTCAGCACGGCTCTGTTGATGGCAGTACTCTCTGGATGTGGCGGAGACGGTGGTGCCGCTGACCAGTCGGTGCAGCTAGAGAGCTACACACCGCAACAGATCTTTGAACGTGGAGAATTTGAGCTGGCACGCAGCCGCGCCAAAGATGCCGCTTTCTATTTCTCCGAGATCGAGCGCCTTTACCCCTATTCGGAATATGCCAAACAGGCCCTGATCATGCAGGCCTTTGCCAATCATAAGTCCAAAGACTATGAGGGCAGCCGGGGCGCAGCGCAGCGCTTTATTGATTTCTACCCAACTGATGAAGATGCGGCTTATGCACAGTATCTTCTGGCGCTGAGCTACTATGACCAAATTGACGAGGTCGGACGCGATCAGGGGCTGACCTTTCAGGCATTGCAATCGCTGCGCACGGTGATCGAGGTCTACCCGGACAGCGAATACGCCACCTCTGCGATTTTGAAGTTTGACCTCGCCTTTGACCATCTGGCAGGCAAGGAAATGGAAATTGGCCGCTACTACCTGCGGCGTGGTCACTATACCTCGGCGATCAATCGGTTCCGGGTTGTGGTTGAGGATTTCCAGACCACCAGCCACACAGCAGAAGCCCTGCATCGCCTGGTCGAAGCCTATCTGTCGCTGGGCCTGACCGAAGAGGCGCAGACCGCAGGGGCCATTCTTGGGCATAACTACCAATCAACCGATTGGTATGAGGACAGCTATAAACTGCTGACATCGCAGGGGCTCAAGCTCAAAGATCGTGGCAACAACTGGCTGAGCCAGATTTACCGTCAATCGATCAAAGGGCGCTGGCTCTAG